In Novosphingobium sp. MMS21-SN21R, a single genomic region encodes these proteins:
- a CDS encoding penicillin acylase family protein, with the protein MVCVLTTGACPALAATAPDVTITRDDWGIAHIRGKTDADAVFGAIYAQAEDDFPRVEANLLMALGRTAEAEGEDALWQDLRQRLWIDPEALKRDYAASPAWLRKLMDAWAGGLNHYLAKHPGENPRVLKRFEPWMALSFTEGSIGGDIEKVALKPLAAFYGGEPSALALAADDRRDREPRGSNGIAIAPKLAADGHAMLLINPHTSLFFRSELGMESGEGLHAYGASTWGQFFIYQGFNERLGWMHTTSGADNVDEFVETVSRRGEKWFYKKGTAHKPFAERNVVLHFRKPDGTLGSRTFTTYASHHGPVVRGEGGRANWVTVSLMHRPIAALSQSWLRTKATSQAEYLKTAALNANSSNNTLYADADGNIALLMPQFAPRRDARFDYREPVEGSDPAADWNGLYTLAETPKVVNPASGWIYNSNDAPWRAAGVGTLKPQDYAVTFDRVGANPRGDHATELLGKTKGLTVESLHALAYDPHLPLFEDLIPGLPVPPSGDVLAGPVALLKGWDRRWSASSEAMSLANYWGDELEVAVRAAMPSHANVFDEMRKTSPDARMQALRSALARMDKDWGSWRVPWGEVNRYQRTTADIVQPFSDAKPSLPVVFASARWGSLASFGARQYPGTKRWYGTSGNSFVAVAEFGPRVKAIAVSSGGASGRENSPHFNDQAEFYASGRLRPVYFYQSDLEGHVERAYRP; encoded by the coding sequence ATGGTTTGCGTCCTGACGACGGGAGCCTGTCCTGCTCTGGCCGCAACCGCGCCCGATGTCACGATCACGCGCGACGATTGGGGCATCGCTCATATACGAGGCAAGACCGATGCCGACGCCGTATTCGGCGCAATTTATGCGCAGGCAGAGGATGATTTTCCGCGCGTAGAGGCAAATCTGCTCATGGCCTTGGGGCGCACGGCGGAAGCGGAAGGCGAAGACGCGCTGTGGCAGGATTTGCGCCAGCGCTTGTGGATCGATCCGGAGGCTCTGAAGCGCGATTACGCGGCGTCGCCTGCATGGCTGCGCAAGCTCATGGACGCTTGGGCCGGCGGCCTCAACCATTACCTGGCCAAGCATCCTGGTGAAAACCCGCGCGTGCTCAAGCGGTTCGAACCGTGGATGGCCCTATCGTTTACCGAAGGTTCCATCGGCGGAGACATCGAAAAGGTCGCGTTGAAGCCGCTTGCCGCATTCTATGGCGGCGAGCCTAGTGCGCTGGCCCTGGCTGCCGACGATCGGCGCGACCGGGAGCCGCGAGGGTCAAACGGCATTGCGATTGCGCCTAAGCTTGCTGCGGATGGCCATGCCATGTTGCTGATCAATCCTCACACGTCGCTGTTTTTCCGGTCCGAGCTTGGGATGGAAAGCGGGGAGGGACTTCACGCCTACGGCGCGTCCACTTGGGGCCAGTTCTTCATTTATCAGGGCTTCAACGAACGGCTGGGCTGGATGCACACCACTAGCGGCGCGGACAATGTCGACGAGTTTGTGGAGACGGTTTCGCGAAGGGGTGAGAAGTGGTTCTACAAAAAGGGAACTGCGCACAAGCCGTTTGCCGAACGCAACGTCGTCTTGCACTTCCGCAAGCCAGACGGGACGCTCGGCAGCCGCACGTTCACGACTTACGCCTCGCATCACGGTCCGGTTGTGCGCGGCGAGGGCGGACGCGCAAACTGGGTGACTGTTTCGCTGATGCACCGCCCGATTGCGGCGCTGAGCCAATCGTGGTTGCGAACGAAAGCGACTTCGCAAGCTGAATATCTCAAGACGGCTGCGCTGAACGCTAACTCTTCCAACAACACCCTTTATGCCGACGCAGATGGCAATATCGCGCTGCTGATGCCGCAGTTTGCCCCGCGCAGGGACGCGCGCTTCGACTATCGTGAGCCGGTCGAAGGCAGCGATCCGGCAGCGGACTGGAACGGGCTTTACACGCTCGCCGAAACACCCAAGGTTGTTAATCCAGCGTCAGGGTGGATTTACAACTCCAACGATGCGCCGTGGCGTGCGGCGGGTGTGGGGACGCTGAAGCCTCAGGACTACGCGGTAACTTTCGACCGGGTAGGGGCTAATCCCCGTGGAGACCACGCAACCGAACTGCTGGGCAAGACGAAAGGCCTGACTGTCGAATCACTCCACGCCTTGGCTTACGATCCGCACTTGCCCCTATTCGAGGACCTGATTCCGGGCCTTCCTGTTCCGCCTTCAGGTGATGTGCTGGCAGGGCCGGTCGCGCTGCTAAAGGGCTGGGACCGTCGCTGGTCTGCCAGTTCCGAGGCGATGAGCCTTGCGAACTACTGGGGCGATGAACTTGAGGTGGCCGTTCGCGCTGCGATGCCGAGCCACGCCAATGTGTTTGACGAGATGCGCAAGACCTCGCCCGACGCCCGCATGCAGGCGTTGCGCAGCGCCTTGGCCCGGATGGACAAGGACTGGGGCAGCTGGCGCGTTCCATGGGGCGAGGTCAACCGCTACCAGCGCACTACGGCTGATATCGTTCAGCCATTTAGCGACGCCAAACCGAGCCTGCCGGTCGTATTCGCTTCGGCTCGCTGGGGTTCACTTGCCTCGTTCGGTGCGCGGCAATATCCGGGCACGAAGCGGTGGTATGGAACCAGTGGCAACAGTTTCGTGGCTGTTGCCGAATTCG
- a CDS encoding sulfotransferase, with translation MGKFVEEFSHLSRRNAVQRQQFPYDLAADERSFEALRSAFARSLPLIPDSNIGEAPIFVLGLPNTGISQVERILSSHSGVHSGGAFQALPLAIKQASGTGSLELLGADTVEAVAGRSARLIGEEYINCAAQVAAPKGKRVTDSFPLNFLYLGWIVAALPNATIVNLRRGTMDSVWNNFKNIVPADAAKYRWSTDIMDTARYVLMYQRIMAFWRQRFPGRIHEVIYDLLVTDQEAQIRRMLTHCGLSWDDACLETATTAAPHADASVDSHGSGSWRDFQDQLGEVIDFFTENGIPLD, from the coding sequence ATGGGAAAGTTTGTCGAAGAATTCTCCCATCTTTCAAGACGCAATGCCGTGCAGCGTCAGCAGTTTCCTTATGATCTAGCCGCCGATGAGCGCTCGTTCGAAGCCTTGCGCTCGGCCTTTGCCCGCAGTTTGCCACTGATACCGGATAGCAACATCGGCGAAGCACCGATTTTCGTATTGGGATTGCCGAACACGGGCATTTCGCAGGTCGAGCGCATTCTGTCGTCGCATTCGGGGGTACATTCGGGCGGCGCCTTCCAAGCCCTGCCACTGGCGATCAAGCAGGCCTCGGGGACCGGCTCGCTCGAATTGCTTGGCGCCGATACGGTCGAGGCGGTGGCTGGTCGATCAGCAAGGCTGATTGGCGAAGAGTATATCAACTGCGCCGCTCAAGTCGCAGCCCCAAAAGGGAAGAGGGTTACCGACAGTTTCCCGCTGAATTTCCTCTATCTAGGCTGGATCGTCGCCGCATTGCCCAATGCGACCATCGTCAACCTCAGGCGCGGGACGATGGACAGCGTCTGGAACAATTTTAAAAACATCGTCCCGGCAGACGCAGCCAAATACCGCTGGTCAACCGACATCATGGACACGGCACGCTACGTGTTGATGTACCAGCGCATCATGGCGTTTTGGCGCCAGCGATTTCCCGGGCGCATCCATGAAGTCATCTATGATCTTCTGGTCACCGATCAGGAGGCACAGATTCGGCGGATGCTCACGCACTGCGGCTTGTCTTGGGATGACGCCTGCCTGGAGACAGCCACCACGGCTGCGCCCCACGCGGATGCTTCGGTAGATTCGCATGGCTCAGGAAGTTGGCGTGATTTTCAAGATCAGCTCGGCGAGGTCATCGACTTCTTTACCGAGAATGGAATTCCGCTCGATTGA
- a CDS encoding low affinity iron permease family protein, with translation MDHFFTAIANKVSAMAGRPATFMAALAIIVGWGLSGPLFQWSDTWQLVVNTGTTIITFLMVFLIQNSQNRDAAAMQAKLDELLRAVDKAREGFVGIEHLTDDEICRLRTALEKEVGGLTDKQATADDSVEALLRRT, from the coding sequence ATGGACCACTTCTTCACTGCAATCGCCAACAAGGTGTCCGCGATGGCGGGCCGCCCCGCAACGTTCATGGCGGCTTTGGCCATCATCGTCGGCTGGGGATTGAGCGGCCCGCTGTTCCAATGGAGCGATACCTGGCAACTCGTGGTCAACACCGGAACCACGATCATCACGTTCCTGATGGTGTTCCTTATCCAGAACAGCCAGAATCGCGACGCTGCCGCCATGCAGGCCAAGCTGGACGAACTGCTGCGGGCGGTCGACAAGGCGCGTGAAGGCTTCGTCGGCATCGAGCATCTGACCGATGACGAAATCTGCCGGTTGCGGACCGCACTCGAAAAGGAAGTGGGCGGATTGACCGACAAGCAAGCAACCGCCGACGACAGCGTGGAAGCTCTGTTAAGACGGACCTGA
- the fumC gene encoding class II fumarate hydratase — MYRIETDSLGDVHVPAQAYWGAQTQRSIENFPFGPSEAMPLGIIRAIALIKRAAARVNCRHGLPDHIAEAIDQAATEIADGGLGDQFPLVIWQTGSGTQTNMNVNEVIAGRANELLTGTRGGKSPVHPNDHVNMGQSSNDTFPTALHIAAVEGLNRDLLPALGRLRAALAGAALAWANIVKIGRTHLQDATPLTLGQEFSGYAQQLEDATERLKQAESHLLRLAQGGTAVGTGLNAPPGFADDIASEIASLTGRPFITAPNKFEALGSNDALVQLSGTLSTLAVALTKIANDIRLLGSGPRSGIGELDLPANEPGSSIMPGKVNPTQAEMLTMVAAQVIGNHQAVTIGGLQGHLELNVFKPMIGAAILRSVHLLSVGMTSFAIRCVEGIEPNRKRIADLVERSLMLVTALAPEIGYDNAAKIAKHAHEHDITLREAAMALGLVDNATFDRLVRPQDMV, encoded by the coding sequence ATGTACCGGATCGAAACCGACAGCTTGGGCGATGTCCACGTTCCTGCTCAGGCATACTGGGGTGCACAAACCCAGCGCAGCATCGAGAACTTCCCGTTCGGGCCTTCCGAGGCGATGCCACTGGGCATCATCCGGGCAATCGCGTTGATCAAGCGCGCCGCAGCGCGCGTCAATTGTCGTCATGGCCTGCCCGACCACATCGCCGAAGCCATAGACCAAGCCGCCACGGAAATTGCTGACGGCGGGCTGGGTGATCAGTTCCCGCTGGTGATCTGGCAGACCGGCAGCGGCACCCAGACCAACATGAACGTCAATGAAGTCATCGCAGGGCGCGCCAACGAATTGCTGACGGGCACGCGGGGCGGGAAAAGCCCCGTCCACCCCAACGATCATGTAAACATGGGGCAGTCGTCCAACGATACGTTCCCGACCGCCCTACATATCGCCGCAGTAGAAGGCCTCAACCGCGACCTGCTTCCCGCTCTCGGGCGGTTGCGCGCCGCTTTGGCGGGGGCTGCACTGGCTTGGGCAAATATCGTCAAGATCGGGCGCACGCATTTGCAGGACGCGACGCCGCTGACCCTCGGCCAAGAGTTCTCGGGCTATGCTCAGCAATTGGAGGACGCAACCGAACGCCTGAAACAGGCCGAAAGTCACTTGCTGCGGCTCGCCCAAGGCGGGACTGCGGTCGGCACCGGCCTCAACGCGCCTCCGGGGTTTGCTGATGACATCGCCAGCGAGATCGCCTCACTCACCGGACGCCCGTTCATCACCGCGCCCAACAAGTTCGAAGCACTCGGCTCCAACGACGCGCTGGTCCAGCTTTCCGGCACATTGAGCACGTTGGCTGTCGCGCTGACCAAGATCGCCAATGACATCCGGCTGCTAGGCTCTGGCCCACGGTCCGGAATTGGCGAGCTTGACCTTCCGGCCAACGAGCCAGGCAGTTCGATCATGCCGGGCAAAGTGAACCCGACCCAGGCCGAGATGCTCACGATGGTTGCAGCGCAAGTGATCGGCAACCATCAGGCGGTGACGATCGGCGGGTTGCAGGGCCATCTTGAACTCAACGTGTTCAAGCCGATGATCGGCGCCGCCATCTTGCGCTCGGTGCATTTGCTTTCGGTCGGCATGACGAGCTTCGCGATCCGCTGCGTGGAAGGTATCGAACCGAACCGCAAGCGCATTGCCGATCTCGTCGAACGGTCTCTGATGCTAGTCACCGCTCTGGCGCCTGAAATCGGCTACGACAATGCTGCGAAGATTGCCAAACATGCGCATGAGCACGACATCACCTTGCGCGAAGCAGCCATGGCTCTGGGCCTGGTCGACAACGCGACCTTCGACCGTCTGGTCCGACCGCAGGACATGGTCTAG
- a CDS encoding fimbria/pilus outer membrane usher protein: MKAWAKRAWALGASVLIMGRASFECAQAAEAEIGGIEGAALALATAAEGSGQLPAPAFRAQKLNPTGRAVVLTVPAKDGGSFLGDIPLQIDADDHLTFPAQRAIQVLSPILNPDVLENLRTAFGGKAQIGPEDFAPAGMRVEYDPRTLELQFQIPTERRASRSFSVSALDRTQVGDLAKPADFSAYINMRGSLDLIEDGVNTGLQSPVMLLDGAMRLGPVVAESDAVWQPGGFGTDFQRLGSRLVYDDTKNLVRISAGDLETQARGFQSAPDIAGVSLFRSYSVLNPQQIVRPRGDRAFRLDRASTVEVVVNGQQVRRLQLAPGNYNLRDFPFTQGANDIRLNILDDAGRTEVVRFNIFVDQTQLGKGLSEFGLYAGVKAPLGLSGPVYSNDWIASGYYRRGLTDAITLGANFQADERSRMGGMEAVFGTPIGTLGANVSFSKVDGVGSGHAFNATFQRLIQRPSGLGDTFNLFVERRSRRFAPVNFFLPDNPYRYEIGGGYTHSFTTSLYGGVDARFSKGRNGRRDVHNYRISAGWRISDRATLNAETRFQQDSLGKDVSGFVSLIVRLGRYSTVRSEFDTRDNRARSSYQTLSGSGIGSYNVSADVERSDNGAGVSVNANYFANRGELGFSHFGTYTRGFGDSVNQRSTFRLGTSLALADGAVSLGRPIYDSFAIVKPHKSLGKADVIVDASTFGNAANTGMLGAATMPSLPSYSERTVPLDVKDAPAGTDIGQGSFRVFPRYRSGYVVTVGSDYNVTALGLMRDVDGEPVSLVSGTATQLAHPERPALTVFTNRIGRFGATGLAPGKWKIEMLDAARSSFIIDIPADAKGIVQLGEIKAKEGQ; this comes from the coding sequence ATGAAGGCCTGGGCAAAACGGGCATGGGCGCTTGGCGCCAGCGTGCTGATCATGGGAAGAGCTTCGTTCGAATGCGCGCAAGCTGCGGAAGCGGAGATCGGCGGCATCGAAGGGGCGGCGCTGGCACTGGCCACAGCCGCCGAAGGATCGGGCCAGCTTCCTGCGCCTGCGTTCCGCGCGCAGAAGCTGAACCCTACGGGCCGCGCCGTAGTGCTGACCGTTCCCGCCAAGGACGGCGGAAGCTTCCTTGGCGACATTCCGTTGCAGATCGATGCCGACGATCACCTGACGTTCCCGGCACAACGGGCAATTCAGGTTCTCTCGCCGATCCTCAATCCGGATGTACTCGAAAACCTGCGAACAGCATTTGGCGGCAAAGCGCAAATAGGTCCTGAGGATTTCGCGCCTGCCGGTATGCGGGTCGAATATGATCCGCGAACTCTGGAACTACAGTTTCAGATCCCGACCGAGCGCCGGGCGTCGCGAAGCTTCTCGGTTTCTGCGCTAGACCGTACGCAGGTCGGTGACTTGGCCAAACCTGCGGATTTCAGCGCATACATCAATATGCGCGGATCGCTCGACCTGATTGAAGATGGTGTGAACACCGGCCTTCAATCGCCTGTGATGCTGCTCGATGGCGCGATGCGGTTGGGCCCGGTTGTCGCGGAAAGCGATGCTGTCTGGCAGCCAGGTGGCTTCGGCACCGATTTCCAGCGTCTTGGCAGCCGACTTGTTTATGACGACACGAAAAACCTCGTGCGGATTTCAGCGGGAGATCTGGAAACGCAGGCCCGGGGGTTTCAGTCCGCGCCCGACATTGCGGGTGTTTCGCTGTTCCGGTCGTACAGCGTACTCAACCCGCAACAGATCGTACGCCCGCGCGGCGATCGCGCATTCCGCCTTGACCGAGCATCTACGGTCGAGGTGGTTGTCAATGGGCAGCAAGTTCGCCGTTTGCAACTTGCTCCCGGCAACTACAACTTGCGCGACTTTCCGTTCACGCAGGGCGCAAATGACATCCGGCTCAATATTCTGGACGATGCTGGGCGGACAGAAGTCGTTCGGTTCAACATCTTCGTCGATCAGACCCAGTTGGGCAAAGGGCTTAGCGAATTTGGCCTTTACGCTGGGGTCAAGGCGCCTTTGGGGCTGAGTGGCCCGGTCTATTCAAACGACTGGATTGCATCAGGTTACTACCGCCGCGGTCTGACCGATGCGATCACGCTGGGCGCGAACTTCCAGGCGGATGAGCGCAGCCGAATGGGCGGGATGGAGGCAGTATTCGGCACGCCGATCGGCACGCTTGGCGCCAACGTCTCGTTCAGCAAGGTGGATGGTGTTGGCTCCGGTCATGCTTTCAATGCGACTTTCCAGCGATTGATCCAGCGTCCAAGCGGGCTTGGCGACACGTTCAACCTGTTTGTCGAGCGCCGGAGCCGCCGGTTTGCGCCAGTCAATTTCTTCCTTCCGGACAACCCCTATCGTTACGAAATCGGCGGGGGATACACGCATTCCTTCACGACCAGTCTTTATGGCGGCGTCGATGCGCGCTTCTCGAAGGGACGCAACGGCCGGCGCGATGTGCACAACTACCGGATCAGTGCAGGCTGGCGCATATCTGACCGCGCAACACTCAATGCCGAAACCCGCTTTCAGCAGGATTCTCTGGGCAAGGACGTCAGTGGTTTCGTCTCGCTGATCGTGCGGCTCGGTCGTTACTCCACCGTCCGGTCGGAATTCGACACGCGCGACAATCGCGCGCGCTCATCGTACCAGACGCTCAGCGGTAGCGGCATCGGCAGCTATAACGTCAGCGCCGATGTGGAACGGTCGGACAATGGCGCAGGCGTCAGCGTTAACGCCAATTACTTCGCCAATCGCGGGGAGCTGGGCTTCAGCCATTTCGGTACGTATACGCGCGGCTTTGGCGATAGTGTGAACCAGCGCAGCACCTTCCGGCTTGGCACTTCGCTGGCGCTGGCCGACGGGGCGGTCTCGCTCGGGCGTCCGATCTACGACAGTTTCGCCATCGTCAAGCCGCACAAGAGCCTCGGCAAGGCTGATGTAATCGTCGATGCGTCAACCTTCGGCAATGCGGCCAACACCGGAATGCTTGGCGCGGCAACGATGCCTAGCCTTCCGTCCTACTCCGAACGGACAGTGCCACTCGACGTGAAGGACGCACCCGCGGGCACGGATATCGGGCAAGGCTCGTTCCGTGTGTTCCCCCGCTATCGCAGCGGTTATGTCGTGACGGTCGGCTCCGACTACAACGTCACCGCGCTTGGCCTGATGCGCGATGTTGATGGTGAGCCGGTTTCACTGGTCAGCGGCACGGCAACCCAACTCGCGCATCCCGAACGCCCGGCGCTGACTGTCTTCACCAATCGCATCGGCCGATTCGGCGCGACAGGCTTGGCGCCCGGCAAGTGGAAAATTGAAATGCTGGATGCTGCCCGGTCGAGTTTCATTATCGATATTCCAGCGGACGCGAAGGGCATCGTCCAGCTTGGTGAAATCAAGGCGAAAGAGGGCCAATAG
- a CDS encoding fimbria/pilus periplasmic chaperone: MKTLRNCFVAATILLAMPTTSVMAMTVQPVVIDLKTSGRDMSQVVTVENTFANPLPVELTVQELTLTEIGVSPTGKDPGDLLVFPPQALIEPGQTQSFRVQYVGDPALATSKHYYITVAQLPVKLPEGQSAIQILYNFQVLASVAPAGMKPQLEVRSAEVGKDAQGKPVAVLTVANGSSAHGYLSANKLRLLERDASGKEQFRRTMSGPEIQQTMGFGLIGGNQTRKVTVPVELPLADGKVEASISPEG; encoded by the coding sequence GTGAAGACGCTTCGAAATTGCTTCGTTGCAGCAACGATCCTGCTGGCGATGCCGACTACGTCCGTGATGGCGATGACGGTGCAGCCAGTGGTGATCGACCTCAAGACGTCGGGCCGCGACATGTCGCAGGTGGTCACGGTAGAGAACACTTTTGCCAATCCGTTGCCGGTAGAATTGACCGTACAGGAACTGACGCTGACTGAAATTGGCGTGTCGCCCACGGGCAAGGATCCAGGCGATCTTCTGGTTTTCCCGCCACAAGCCCTGATCGAGCCGGGCCAGACGCAGTCTTTCCGCGTGCAATATGTCGGTGATCCTGCGTTGGCGACCAGCAAGCATTACTACATCACCGTCGCGCAGCTTCCGGTCAAACTGCCTGAGGGGCAGTCTGCGATCCAGATTCTCTACAACTTCCAGGTCCTCGCGAGTGTCGCGCCTGCGGGGATGAAGCCGCAACTCGAGGTCCGGTCGGCAGAGGTCGGCAAGGATGCGCAAGGGAAGCCCGTTGCAGTGTTGACGGTTGCGAACGGCTCTTCCGCACATGGCTACCTGAGCGCCAACAAGCTGCGGCTGCTCGAACGTGACGCAAGTGGCAAGGAGCAATTCCGCCGCACGATGTCCGGGCCGGAAATACAGCAGACCATGGGCTTCGGCCTGATTGGCGGAAACCAGACGCGCAAGGTCACGGTGCCGGTCGAATTGCCACTTGCCGACGGCAAGGTCGAGGCCAGCATCAGTCCGGAGGGATGA
- a CDS encoding Lrp/AsnC family transcriptional regulator — MDRADIALLEAVQADSALSIADLADKVALSPSACHRRIKALEAAGVIAGYGARLAPRQLGLTVEVFVEITLTSQSREAMDRFEQAVLDFDDILECHLMSGTADYLLRVAARDLEQYDRIHRDCLARLPGVSAMRSSFSLRRIKQMQGYPVRRSTNP, encoded by the coding sequence GTGGATCGTGCTGATATCGCATTGCTGGAAGCGGTTCAGGCCGACTCGGCACTTTCGATCGCCGACCTTGCCGATAAAGTTGCGCTATCACCATCAGCCTGCCACCGGCGTATAAAGGCGCTTGAAGCGGCCGGTGTGATTGCTGGATATGGCGCACGGTTGGCCCCGCGCCAACTTGGGCTGACAGTCGAAGTGTTCGTCGAAATTACGCTGACCAGCCAAAGCCGCGAAGCGATGGACCGGTTCGAGCAGGCTGTGCTCGATTTCGACGACATCCTCGAATGCCACCTGATGTCCGGAACGGCTGATTACCTGTTACGCGTGGCAGCTCGTGATCTTGAACAGTATGACCGGATACACCGCGATTGCCTCGCCCGCTTGCCGGGAGTTTCAGCAATGCGGTCAAGTTTTTCGCTGCGCCGGATCAAGCAGATGCAGGGTTACCCGGTACGACGGTCGACCAATCCATGA
- the ald gene encoding alanine dehydrogenase, with amino-acid sequence MRVGTVREIKNHEYRVGLTPESARELVAHGHDVWVETSAGNGIGASDADYEAAGAVIKPDAKTVFDGCEMIVKVKEPQAVERTMLRKGQILYTYLHLAPDPEQTADLVKSGVTAIAYETVTGAGNTLPLLKPMSQVAGRMAIQAGATALEKAHGGRGVLLGGVPGVLPGKVVVIGGGVVGVNAAQMAVGLGADVTILDRDPDVLERLDNHFEGRARTLYSGKAALASLVAEADLVIGAVLIPGAAAPKLVTRDMLSTMKSGAVLVDVAIDQGGCFETSHATTHADPTYVVDGVVHYCVANMPGAVARTSTYALNNVTLPHALRIASMGWKAALRADKNLAAGLNVHEGKVTYEAVARELGYDYTPITDVLA; translated from the coding sequence ATGCGCGTCGGCACCGTCCGTGAAATCAAGAACCACGAATATCGCGTGGGCCTTACCCCAGAAAGTGCCCGCGAACTTGTCGCTCACGGCCACGATGTCTGGGTGGAGACCAGTGCAGGCAACGGTATTGGCGCAAGCGACGCAGACTACGAAGCCGCAGGTGCGGTGATCAAGCCTGATGCGAAAACGGTGTTCGACGGCTGCGAAATGATCGTCAAGGTCAAGGAACCGCAGGCGGTGGAACGTACGATGCTGCGCAAGGGTCAGATCCTCTACACCTACCTGCACCTCGCACCGGATCCCGAACAGACGGCCGATCTCGTCAAGTCGGGCGTGACTGCCATTGCCTATGAAACTGTAACAGGCGCCGGCAATACCCTCCCCCTGCTCAAGCCGATGAGTCAGGTAGCCGGGCGCATGGCGATCCAGGCAGGTGCCACCGCGCTCGAAAAGGCTCATGGTGGACGCGGAGTACTGCTCGGTGGCGTGCCAGGCGTGCTTCCCGGCAAAGTCGTGGTGATCGGCGGCGGTGTGGTGGGCGTCAACGCTGCGCAGATGGCAGTCGGTCTGGGCGCGGACGTGACCATTCTCGACCGCGATCCCGATGTGCTCGAGCGGCTCGACAACCATTTCGAGGGTCGCGCACGCACGCTCTATTCGGGCAAGGCCGCCCTCGCCAGCCTCGTGGCCGAGGCAGATCTCGTGATCGGCGCAGTGTTGATCCCGGGAGCGGCGGCGCCCAAGCTGGTGACGCGCGATATGCTTAGCACGATGAAATCCGGCGCGGTGCTCGTCGACGTAGCGATCGATCAGGGTGGCTGTTTCGAGACCAGTCATGCCACGACCCATGCCGATCCGACCTATGTGGTCGACGGTGTCGTCCATTACTGCGTTGCCAACATGCCAGGGGCAGTGGCGCGCACCAGCACTTATGCGCTGAACAACGTCACCCTGCCCCACGCCCTGCGGATAGCCAGCATGGGCTGGAAGGCGGCATTGCGCGCCGACAAGAACCTTGCCGCTGGCCTGAACGTCCATGAAGGCAAGGTGACGTACGAAGCTGTGGCGCGTGAACTGGGGTATGACTACACGCCAATCACCGACGTACTGGCCTGA